A single genomic interval of Megalobrama amblycephala isolate DHTTF-2021 linkage group LG17, ASM1881202v1, whole genome shotgun sequence harbors:
- the LOC125250154 gene encoding beta-1,3-galactosyltransferase 2 has protein sequence MRWKLKNRYYRVALFLILLVFVGGLITQGQQRPFQITQEIFATQWFQIIKTLNLTMMNPKRLRELEATPTPLKSNENLISALDALNISSSGEMRAERTLKVEPYEYILNEPNACLLRAPFLVLLITVEPKRTDARDAIRKTWGNESMAGDLCFIRLFFIGVNNDTQRKGSKLQHTIVDESRQHHDIIQQDYRDKYNNLTLKTLMGMYWITKYCPEATYVMKTDSDMFVNTEYLIQKILKPKGQLTQKYFTGHLMKDYSPNRNKESKWYMPPEVYPGRQYPAFCSGTGYVFSGDMAQRIYVVSLSIPRLHLEDVYVGICLAKLRIEPVPPPKELLFNHWRVPYSSCKYSNLITSHGFHPNELIQYWQHLQKNKYNPCQTKG, from the coding sequence ATGCGATGGAAGCTGAAGAACAGATATTACAGAGTTGCCCTTTTCCTCATTCTACTCGTGTTTGTGGGAGGCCTCATTACTCAGGGCCAGCAGCGGCCCTTTCAAATCACCCAGGAGATATTTGCTACTCAGTGGTTTCAAATCATTAAAACCCTCAACCTCACCATGATGAATCCAAAGAGGTTGAGAGAGCTAGAAGCAACCCCTACACCtctaaaatcaaatgaaaatctAATCTCAGCTTTGGATGCTTTGAACATCAGTTCGAGTGGGGAGATGAGAGCGGAAAGGACACTTAAAGTCGAGCCTTACGAGTACATCCTTAATGAGCCAAATGCATGTCTGCTGCGAGCTCCTTTCTTAGTGCTTTTGATTACAGTTGAGCCCAAGAGAACAGACGCCAGGGATGCCATTAGAAAAACGTGGGGCAATGAAAGTATGGCAGGAGACTTGTGTTTCATCCGTCTGTTCTTCATTGGTGTAAACAACGACACCCAAAGAAAGGGCAGCAAACTACAACACACAATAGTGGATGAAAGTCGACAGCATCATGACATCATCCAGCAAGATTACAgggacaaatacaacaaccTTACTCTCAAGACGCTGATGGGGATGTACTGGATCACAAAGTATTGTCCTGAGGCCACATATGTCATGAAGACAGATAGTGACATGTTTGTCAACACCGAATACCTCATACAGAAAATCCTCAAGCCAAAGGGGCAACTGACACAAAAGTATTTCACAGGACATCTCATGAAGGACTACTCCCCAAACCGAAACAAAGAGAGTAAATGGTATATGCCCCCAGAAGTGTACCCTGGTAGGCAATACCCGGCCTTTTGTTCAGGAACTGGGTATGTCTTCTCAGGTGACATGGCTCAGAGGATATATGTGGTGTCTCTGAGCataccaaggttgcatttagaAGATGTTTATGTAGGTATCTGTCTAGCTAAACTGAGGATAGAGCCAGTGCCACCGCCAAAAGAACTGCTGTTTAATCACTGGCGAGTGCCCTACTCCAGCTGTAAGTACAGCAATCTGATCACTTCCCATGGGTTTCACCCCAATGAGCTGATCCAGTACTGGCAACACCTGcagaaaaacaaatacaatccctgcCAGACGAAAGGGTAA